The Primulina huaijiensis isolate GDHJ02 chromosome 17, ASM1229523v2, whole genome shotgun sequence genome window below encodes:
- the LOC140962601 gene encoding uncharacterized protein has translation MNPPEFVGGAYPLVALEWIKSLEAIFDYLKFTDRDRVSCTVFMLVKSARILWEATKVTVNVRELKWEEFKELFYAKYFSREVKAKKVKEFQILRQDSLSVAEYTMKFEEGCVFVPFIAENDKDKGEHFLRGLKAGIRRDVHMAKVITYQDIVERALLAEHDEQEIQKERQLRRQAFQARGQGTSTSNRSGHKGKSKMEQHNKPSAPSSEMERPLCPKCGKPHNGECLVGSGRCYRCKEMGHRAQKCPLSSDKGKIQGRIFTMKKKGANPDSSIISGNILISGQGSPYLDRYRSNSFLYV, from the coding sequence ATGAACCCTCCCGAATTCGTCGGTGGTGCTTATCCACTCGTAGCTCTTGAATGGATTAAATCATTGGAGGCTATATTTGACTATCTGAAGTTTACTGATCGAGATAGAGTGAGCTGTACTGTGTTTATGCTAGTGAAATCTGCCCGCATCTTGTGGGAAGCTACTAAAGTGACTGTTAATGTCCGTGAGTTAAAGTGGGAGGAATTCAAGGAGTTATTTTATGCCAAGTATTTTTCAAGAGAAGTGAAAGCTAAGAAAGTGAAAGAGTTTCAAATATTGAGACAAGATTCCTTGTCTGTTGCTGAATATACCATGAAATTTGAAGAAGGATGTGTGTTTGTTCCGTTCATTGCCGAGAATGATAAAGACAAAGGAGAACACTTCCTTCGTGGGTTGAAAGCAGGAATTCGAAGGGATGTTCATATGGCCAAGGTGATCACTTATCAAGACATCGTTGAAAGAGCCTTACTTGCCGAGCATGATGAACAAGAAATTCAAAAGGAGCGGCAATTAAGAAGGCAAGCTTTTCAAGCAAGAGGGCAAGGGACAAGTACTAGTAATCGAAGTGGTCACAAAGGAAAAAGCAAGATGGAGCAACACAATAAACCTTCTGCGCCTTCTTCAGAGATGGAGCGACCATtatgtcctaaatgtggcaagcCACATAACGGTGAGTGTCTAGTGGGAAGTGGCCGATGTTATAGATGTAAAGAAATGGGGCATAGAGCACAGAAGTGTCCTCTCTCCTCTGATAAAGGAAAAATTCAAGGCAGAATCTTTACGATGAAAAAAAAAGGAGCCAATCCTGATTCTTCGATCATATCAGGTAATATTCTCATATCTGGGCAAGGAAGCCCTTACCTTGATAGATACCGGAGCAACTCATTCCTTTATGTCTGA